One segment of Thermus neutrinimicus DNA contains the following:
- the cobO gene encoding cob(I)yrinic acid a,c-diamide adenosyltransferase, protein MEEPKRVKPYVKPEGERWGLLLVYTGDGKGKSTAAFGLALRAHGRGLNVRIFQFLKHQGARFGEHRALARLGIPIEGLGDGFTWKSRDLKASKALAQEGWERAKKAILSGEWDLVVLDEATYPLRYGWVSLEEFVDVLKHRPSHVHVVVTGRLAPGALLDVADTVTEMRKVKHAFDQGVPAQRGIEH, encoded by the coding sequence ATGGAAGAGCCTAAGCGGGTGAAGCCGTACGTTAAGCCCGAGGGGGAGCGGTGGGGCCTCCTTTTGGTCTACACGGGGGACGGCAAGGGCAAAAGCACCGCCGCCTTCGGCCTGGCCCTAAGGGCCCATGGCCGGGGCCTAAACGTTCGCATCTTCCAGTTCCTTAAGCACCAAGGCGCCCGCTTTGGGGAGCACCGGGCCCTGGCCCGGCTGGGCATCCCCATAGAGGGCCTGGGGGATGGCTTCACCTGGAAAAGCCGGGACCTCAAGGCCTCCAAGGCCCTGGCCCAAGAGGGCTGGGAGCGGGCCAAGAAGGCCATCCTCTCGGGGGAGTGGGACCTGGTGGTCCTGGACGAGGCCACCTATCCCTTGCGCTACGGATGGGTTTCCCTGGAGGAGTTCGTGGATGTCCTAAAGCACCGGCCCTCCCACGTGCACGTGGTGGTGACGGGCCGGCTTGCCCCGGGGGCCCTGCTGGACGTGGCCGACACGGTCACGGAGATGCGCAAGGTCAAGCACGCCTTTGACCAAGGGGTTCCGGCGCAAAGGGGGATAGAGCACTAA
- a CDS encoding adenosylcobinamide-GDP ribazoletransferase — MLRALRLALGLLTVYPLAPKGTSPEDFRRSTLFFPLAGYALGLPLFLLALLPLPQGFLAALLLACLLGLTGFLHLDGLLDSADALLASRSKEERLRILKDPHLGPFAFGVGGLYLLLLWQALALGPEPLFLLLLPGFARFAILPFLNRYPLLHPGMAGLIRGGPVWGAFLLALPFPLLYPWPALWTVLAAYLVARFAVARLGGINGDVLGAMIALSELGGLLGYALWKSLSG; from the coding sequence ATGCTCCGCGCCCTGCGCCTGGCCTTGGGCCTTCTCACCGTGTATCCCCTGGCCCCCAAGGGGACCAGTCCGGAGGACTTTCGGCGAAGTACCCTGTTCTTCCCCTTGGCGGGCTATGCCCTCGGGCTTCCCCTATTCCTCTTGGCCCTTCTCCCCCTTCCCCAGGGGTTCTTGGCGGCCTTGCTACTCGCCTGCCTTTTGGGCCTCACGGGGTTTTTGCACCTGGACGGGCTTCTGGACTCCGCCGATGCCCTTTTGGCCTCGAGATCCAAGGAGGAAAGGCTTCGCATCCTTAAGGACCCCCACCTGGGTCCCTTCGCCTTTGGGGTGGGGGGGCTTTACCTCCTCCTCCTTTGGCAGGCCTTGGCCCTGGGGCCCGAACCCCTTTTCCTCCTTCTCCTCCCCGGCTTCGCCCGCTTCGCCATCCTACCCTTCCTGAACCGGTATCCCCTTCTGCACCCGGGGATGGCTGGGCTCATCCGCGGGGGGCCGGTTTGGGGGGCCTTCCTCCTCGCCCTTCCCTTTCCCCTCCTTTACCCCTGGCCTGCCCTTTGGACCGTGCTCGCCGCCTACCTGGTGGCCCGCTTTGCGGTGGCCCGCCTGGGCGGGATCAACGGGGATGTCCTCGGGGCCATGATCGCCCTCTCGGAGCTTGGGGGCTTGTTAGGCTATGCCCTATGGAAGAGCCTAAGCGGGTGA